The proteins below are encoded in one region of Actinomycetota bacterium:
- a CDS encoding class I SAM-dependent methyltransferase → MLTVDLDLLQVQPGEDVLDLGCGAGRHTYAALERGARVVGVDLNRRLLEEVASICAALLAEGRVPPSAAAQLLCGDATHLPFADATFDHVIASEVLEHIPADTAAMQEIERVLRPHGSAAVTVPRWWPEKVCWALSDEYHSNDGGHVRIYRAEDLLTKLKRQGLSARRTAHAHALHAPYWWLKCASGVRDEDAPLPKLYHRMLVWQIESGARSLELLERAMNPLLGKSFVVYAEKNLA, encoded by the coding sequence GTGCTGACGGTCGACCTCGACCTCCTCCAGGTGCAACCGGGTGAAGACGTCCTCGATCTCGGCTGCGGCGCCGGCCGTCACACCTACGCGGCCCTCGAGCGAGGCGCGCGCGTCGTCGGGGTCGATCTGAATCGGCGGCTGCTCGAGGAGGTGGCGTCGATCTGCGCCGCGCTGCTGGCCGAGGGGCGGGTGCCTCCTTCCGCGGCCGCGCAACTGTTGTGTGGCGACGCCACCCACCTGCCGTTCGCCGACGCCACCTTCGACCACGTCATCGCCTCCGAGGTGCTGGAGCACATCCCCGCCGACACCGCCGCCATGCAAGAGATAGAGCGCGTGCTGAGGCCGCACGGGAGCGCAGCCGTCACGGTTCCGAGGTGGTGGCCGGAGAAGGTCTGCTGGGCGCTATCGGACGAGTACCACTCGAACGATGGCGGACATGTGCGCATCTACCGGGCGGAAGATTTACTGACGAAGCTGAAGCGGCAGGGACTGAGCGCCCGGCGGACCGCGCACGCACATGCCCTGCACGCGCCGTACTGGTGGCTCAAGTGCGCGAGCGGCGTCCGCGACGAAGACGCACCGCTTCCCAAGCTGTACCACCGCATGCTCGTGTGGCAGATAGAAAGCGGCGCTCGCTCGCTGGAGCTGCTGGAGCGGGCGATGAACCCGCTGCTCGGCAAGAGCTTCGTCGTCTACGCGGAGAAGAACCTTGCTTGA
- a CDS encoding glycosyltransferase family 4 protein, whose product MKTPGRPLRIALLTYRGNPYSGGQGVYVRYLSKAFVDLGHEVTVFSGPPYPDVQEGVELVTVPSLDLYRSEDPFRVPARHEFRDAIDYLEFGIMCGAGFPEPLTFTLRAARMLIEQRRRFDIVHDNQSLGYGLLRVQNAGLPVVATIHHPCSIDREIELTRAQTWKRRASLRRFYGFTRMQARVGRRLPRVITVSDAARLDAVHAFGLASDRVTVVHNGVDVDLFRPAAADVSIPGRIVTTASADVPLKGLVYLIEALAKVRTEHEDAHLVVVGAAAVGGPVARAIERFGLKDVVTFETRVDWLRLVELYHEAQVAVVPSLYEGFSLPAAEAMSSGTALVATDAGALPEVVGPDGEAALVTPPGDPGALAAAIGRILDDRELRRRLADAGRQRILDRFTWRSSAAATTREYERVIGWC is encoded by the coding sequence ATGAAGACGCCCGGGCGGCCCCTGCGCATCGCGCTTCTCACGTATCGCGGCAACCCATACTCGGGGGGCCAGGGCGTTTACGTCCGCTACCTCTCGAAAGCGTTCGTCGACCTCGGCCACGAGGTAACGGTGTTCTCGGGGCCGCCCTATCCCGATGTCCAAGAGGGCGTGGAGCTCGTCACCGTGCCGAGCCTGGACCTGTATAGGAGCGAGGATCCGTTCAGGGTGCCGGCCCGCCACGAGTTCCGCGACGCGATCGACTACCTCGAGTTCGGGATCATGTGCGGCGCGGGGTTCCCGGAACCTCTGACGTTCACGCTTCGAGCGGCGCGGATGTTGATCGAACAGCGTCGTCGGTTCGACATCGTCCACGACAACCAATCACTGGGTTACGGCTTGCTGCGCGTCCAAAACGCGGGCCTCCCCGTCGTCGCGACGATCCACCACCCCTGCTCGATCGACCGCGAGATCGAGCTCACCCGCGCCCAGACCTGGAAGAGGCGCGCCTCGCTCAGGCGCTTCTACGGCTTCACCCGCATGCAGGCGAGGGTCGGAAGGCGGCTTCCGCGGGTGATCACGGTTTCGGATGCCGCGCGCCTAGACGCCGTCCATGCGTTCGGCCTCGCCTCCGATCGTGTGACCGTGGTGCACAACGGCGTCGACGTCGACCTGTTCCGGCCCGCTGCAGCCGACGTATCGATCCCGGGGCGGATCGTCACCACAGCGAGCGCAGACGTCCCGCTGAAGGGGTTGGTCTACCTGATCGAGGCGCTCGCGAAGGTGCGGACCGAGCACGAGGATGCGCATCTGGTGGTCGTGGGGGCCGCCGCCGTCGGCGGGCCCGTGGCGAGGGCGATCGAGAGGTTCGGCTTGAAAGACGTGGTCACCTTCGAGACACGCGTCGACTGGCTGAGGCTCGTCGAGCTGTATCACGAGGCACAGGTCGCGGTCGTCCCCTCGTTGTACGAGGGGTTCTCGCTACCCGCCGCCGAGGCGATGTCGTCCGGGACCGCCCTCGTCGCGACGGACGCGGGCGCGCTTCCGGAGGTGGTGGGACCCGACGGCGAGGCCGCATTGGTGACTCCCCCGGGAGATCCCGGTGCGCTGGCAGCAGCGATCGGCAGGATCCTGGACGATCGCGAACTTCGCCGCCGGCTCGCCGACGCGGGACGGCAACGGATCCTCGACCGGTTTACGTGGCGTTCGTCGGCGGCGGCGACCACCCGCGAGTACGAGCGGGTGATCGGCTGGTGCTGA